One Drosophila willistoni isolate 14030-0811.24 chromosome XL unlocalized genomic scaffold, UCI_dwil_1.1 Seg142, whole genome shotgun sequence genomic window, GAGGCGCAATAGAGACAGAGATTTCTCTCTGTATCTCTCTTACTTtttctgtctttctctctttctccctctctgtctctctttctccctctctgtctctctttctccgcTCTCTTTATGTATTTGCTGTTGCGTGTATAAATTTTTCGTGTGCTTTAATTTTATGAGCctttttttgcacaatttacTTATaaactttgtgtgtgtgtgtttgtcagtgtgagtgtgtatacACTGGCACACTCACTACACACACTTCCCTACCGACCTACCACCCCACTCCATCCCCTTTACTTGTCTGGTGTTTGCGTCGGCGTGCGCGCAAGTAAATTTCTtctaatttaatattttgtttacattatttattcatttacttatgtatttttgtttcCCCTTCCCTCATCACCCTCTTCAGCCAACATCTCTTCTTTGCATTGTTATTTGCTTCACCTGCCGCCGCCCCCAAGTCTCCTCATTTTCAGTTGTTCTCGCTCGCATCGCACGTATGTaggtatgtgtgtatgtatgtaggtacatacatatatatttttatctgGAGCATAAGCTGTTGTCTTTCAGGCTCATCCAGTTCGCCCAAAATCATAACCAGCACCATTTGAATCTAAGGCACATGAGCATTTCCTCCATTCTGGACCTGGACATGGATCGAATGATGAAACACTTTACATAGGCTAAAGGAGACAAGTGTTTGACCATCCAGAGTAATCTCTGGTCATTTCTATGGctttaaatttcaagttatCGAAGAAAAGCCACCAAATGTATTTCATACGGTTTCTACGTCGTGTTTCTCTAATGATTGGGCACTTAAACACGTAGGATGAACTTAGTGTAAgacaatttattttgaattggtCGTAAATTTCATCTAAATCGGAACACGACGCGATAGTTTTTCACAATTCAGGTTTGAGTCATGTTAACTTTGGGATAAACCCTTTCAGAGAATTTGATAAAAGTAATCAAAACGGAAATTCCTTGTATCTTGCATAAGTTTCGGTTAGGGGACGTACAAAATACgcgaaaaattaaatgaaaaagccttTATACTCGAAACCAAAAATTTGCTCCGCGAGgtatgcaacaaaaaaaatggacGAAAAGTTAGAACATAAATGCAGATGCAGCTGCAGCTGTAGCCTGGCAGCCTGTTGTTGCGTGGGCGCATGGCCAAGGACGAGGCCTTATCAGCCACCTCCCTGCTCCTCCTTCCGACTACCACCCTCGCCACAATTTAGCtcgcttttcttttttttgttgtgtgccCATCAGGCGGGCATTTTAATTAGTAGaagttttttctctttcgcgCTCACTTACCTTGAAGTCAAGCTGAGGTGTATCTCCCCCCTCCCTCTTCCTGGCTGACAGCGTTCCTTCCACTTTTtgattttcctttccttttaatttttttcgttttttttttaagttttacactttaattattatttcccgtgctctgctgttgttgctgcttcgGCTATTAAACAaacatgaacaaaaaaaatatgaaaaaaaaatcacattcttttttctttctagattttatatatttttattttacttctttatgttttatttttatttacacGCGCCACGCGAACAAATTCTTTAGGATGAGAATACTGATGGGTTCTGGAGAAGGGGGGAGTTGGAACAAGAGGAGCAGGTGGGAGGAAAAGAGAGGCAGGATGTGTTCCAggcaatgttttttttacGATTTCAATTCTTATCCCGTTACTTTTCCCGTTGCTCTTCTTTCCTGCGCTTTTTACTCCTGATGTATCTCTGTgcggctgtgtgtgtgtgtgttgtgtgtgttcgGTGCTTcctttttgttaattttttttattttgtttgatttgatttaactttacttcttttttttgctctctttttgtttgtttgccgcAGTTTTGAACTGTAAgcgtgtgaatgtgtgtgtgtgtgtggcgcGTGTGGGGTCTGCTCGTTTTTTGCGTCAGTCAATCGAAATGCACTTTTTGTTTACCAACTTTATTGCGAAAACTGTTCCGACATTGCGACTACGCGACCGCtcgcaaacaaacaaaaatccgcactttttatttcaatagaGGGAGCCACTGTCGGGGCTATTACTCTCACCCTTAGGACTATTACTCTCACCCTTAGGACTATTACTCGCACCTTTAGAACTATTACTCGCACCCTTAGGACTATTACTCGCACCTTTAGAACTATTACTCGCACCCTTAGGACTCCCATTGTTCGGTAAGTTGCACGCTGTTAAAATAAGGgctgttaatttttttgataaCGATAGGTTTGCTCCGATAATATCGATTACGACAACTTTGCTACGATAACGTCGACTACGATAGATTCGCTCCGATAATGTCGACTACAATAGGTTAACATGCGcgcaatttcaaaaacttcCTGTTggttaaaaatacatatatgaaaaagaaagaaaataaaacggCAAACTTAAAAGAAAGATTAGGTATTTTGTTTTACCTTCTTTCTGAGGCTAAATGTTTAATTATTGTATAAATCTGCATTCATATTTATGATAATGGTAATAGTTCACAGACTTTTGTTGCTCTAGAAAACATCTTATACGCGAAAACATTAAATAGGTTAGAACCGACCTCACAAGATGAATCAGAAGTGCATctaaattaatataattaaCCAGAGGGCTGAAAATAATatcgaagtttgtataccctgtGCAAGTTGTTACCCTTACCGCGTCAAAGTGCAAAACGCTCTTTTCTAAAAagtagataaaaaaaaagtctgaccaaaattaatctACTcattttgcaagggtataaaaataacaaatatctTTTCAATACTTATATTTGCCTTCATCTTATTaccaaacaataaaaattctatgaataatatttaatggcaATGTTTTACTATTAGTTTACTGGTAAATATTCTATTATACATGGACACATATAATTTCCATGGGATATGTGTCCAAATAGTATAGTAGTTTAAGCACCAATGTAACAATTTTGTCGATAAGGCTTGACGTATTCATGTCTGTAAAGCTTTTGCTCCCTTTGCCATTGTCTTGAGGTTATGTGATGACCCTGACAATCAACAAACTAGcaaagttttcatttaatttaatttgccacacaacaaacaaaaacccacACAAACCGGGCAAAGGTATAGACGTAACACTTGTTTGAGGTTTAACTAACCACAAAACAAAGTTGACGGACAAATTTTTAAGACTTTGTGCAAAGGCAAAGTTGAACGTTAAATGGATTATGAGGTTTTCTCGAATATCTGTCAAATTTTCAATGGCTTCCTGGCTAACTAATCTAAAGCTCTTTTAACTGAAGTGaccttaaatattttaaattaaccGCTACATTAATCGATAGTTCACGTTAACTGCAACACCACGGCAATCATCTGGCAACTCTATGTCAACAGCTGTTTGCTTCCGCTACTTgcacaacaatttttttttactattttcCTCTTAAATTGTTTCTCTGTAATTTTATGAGATAAAATGCGTCTAACCAATGTACTATTCAAGAAGGTGAAGAGCAAGTATGTAAACAATGCGATTCcgcataaataaaaataaagttacgAAGCCTTATTTCCTGTTTCTTCTGTCCGATAGGCGCATCATGGTGGTGCTGGAAAGCGTGGTCAGTGGACATCAGTTTAATGCATTCCGCGAGCGTTTGGCTGATAAACTGGAGGTGATACGCTTCGATCCATATAGTAAGTTAGAGGAGCAAAAAACAACCTGTTTTGCGAATGCCGTCAGTTTTCCCTTCATGATTGGCATTCGCAGGTTGCTTTTCGTGACTCTCGTTTAATTTTCTGATATTTTTCCCCACAGTTCAAAAGGAGAGCCTATACCGAGAACGGAAAAGGATACGTAGCGCTTAGACACAAAATCAGAGACCAAATAAAGTTATTGTTTAAACCAGAAGTGTCTGATAtcttatttattattatatatgtgTTTAGAGGTTAACAACAAATGATGTGAGAGGAGAATTTCCCTTTTATGCTCGCAGGacaactaacaaagctaaggCACAAAAATTTACAAGCTTTTTATGAGCCGAGTTGACCAGGacataaattacaaaaatcaaaagaacgaaaagaaaacaaaaaaaaaaaaaaaacgattatTCATGAATAAAACTGGTGTGCGTGCTGGCGAGCCTTCTCGACATTATCTTCCGTTGGAAAACGAACAGAAGAAAAGACGAGTGGCGGCCAATCTACTTGAATGGTGTTTCAGTCATCAGGAGGCCACGCTCCCAAAGGGCTGTAGCCACTTCAATGCGTCGCTCTGGTTTCCGCAGAGGAAGCATAGAGATCTTTACATAGGCCGGATAGGCGTGCATTAGAGTCTCGACGGCAGCTGCTTCGGTGGGTTCAATTTCCATAAAATTGGCTTCATACTTGCAATACTCCAGGGCGTTGTCCACATAGTAGTAGACACGTAGATGAGTCTCATCGACCACCAGACGAAGGATATTGGCTCGTAGCAAACGAATCGAAGTGTCTTCAGTTAGCTCATAGTCACAGAGGCATTTGCCATGGGCATCGGTGGCACTGCGCGATCCAAACACAGTACGTAACTTCTCCTCGGGCAGAATGGTGGGCGGAAGTGCCTCGTGCTGATAACGCTTGGCCAGTTGATCCACGGCGGCATCAATTTGATTCTCACTAGGTGTCAGATGTTGCTGGACCATTTCCTGTATACCCTTGATGAGTTGCGAGCGAGATGAGCACTTAGTGGCGCCATGTGCTATTCCCAGGTGCTGCCATGTGTGCAGCGGCAGGCCACGTCGCAATGACACACTGTGCTTAATGGCACTCTGTAATACCATGGGCATTAGCTTCTCCAGAAGATTGGCATAGGCCTGCTGCTGATAGACACTCAGCGTGATGTGCAATGAATGATGCTTCTTCTCCGTAATAGCCTGATGGACGGTGCCCCGCGGGAAATAAAGAACGTCTCCCGGCTTAAGGACCTCATCGAAAATGGGTTCGCCCAGTTGGTCAGGTGTATAGTTGCCGGATGATTCACGAGCTAATACATCGCTTGGCTGTAGCGGCATGTACAGACGCCATCGTTTGCGTCCTTCCACTTGCAAGACAAAGGCCTCGATATCATCGAAATGCGGCGCAAATCCCTGACTATTTGGGGGAGTCAAGTACACATTGGCCCCCACAAGGCAATGAAAGAATTCTTGCATGAGACTGCACATGGTGCGCAGGCCGGGCAAGTAAGTGGATGGATTCAGAATCCGTATGCTGCAGCCCTCGCCATAGAAGCCCCAAACAGTTGGGGGCATGGCTCTACCTTCGGGATTGAGAGTCTCTCGGCGACCATCCTTGTAGCTGGTTACATCAATGTTGGTGGTGAATTCGAGATGATGCTTTAACATCATCTGATCGATCATCTCAAAGGAGATCAGCTCGGAAAAGTATGTAGGAGCATTCCGCTGCACCTGGCAGGCGTTTTTCTCCCAAAAGTCTTTGAAAAAATCATCCGGCTTGATTGGATTGAGCACCCAACTTAGAATGCGTCTACCCTCCTCAATGCTATTTTGACGGTGGGCCTCCTGACGACCATTTGTGTCCGTAGCGCCTTCAGCTGCTTCATTTTTAGAACGTTTTTGAGTCGACTGACTGGAAGATGACTTGGGTTTATCTGATAGTTGGCAAACACGTGGTTGAACCTGCTTGCTAGTCTTGCTGGGTAGGGGACAAGATGCTCCCGAGGATGAGGGCTTCTCATTCTTAGGTGGCAACGGACAGGACTTAGCTACTGCTCCTGATGATAACTTCTTTTCCTTGGGTGGCAATGGACACGATTTAGCTGCTGCcgattgcttttgattttttggtGGCAATGGGCAGGACTTGGCCGCTGATCCATTAGCTGGCAACGATTTACGTGTCAAAGGGCAGGATGCGGGCTTGGAGGTGGTAGCTGGCTCGACCATACTTTTGCGCTGTTGGATGCGACCATTGGTAGCAGATTCTCCCATTTGGAGTTTTCTGGCAGTTggtttgttattattatcatCCTCcgactcctcctcctcctgggTTGAACAAGGACGCTTGTCGCCAGCCTTTAGACGTTTGGGTGGAGTTGGTTCTACTGACGAATTCTCACTGTTAATCGTATACTCGGTTAAATCTTCAGTGGAATGGCTATCTTCATAATCGCTATCATCTTCAAAGCTAAGATCGCTATCGCTACCACCGCTATCGCTACCATCTTCGTCACCGctatcgtcatc contains:
- the LOC6653718 gene encoding 39S ribosomal protein L33, mitochondrial, coding for MRLTNVLFKKVKSKRIMVVLESVVSGHQFNAFRERLADKLEVIRFDPYIQKESLYRERKRIRSA
- the LOC6652943 gene encoding bifunctional lysine-specific demethylase and histidyl-hydroxylase NO66 translates to MSALSAHKGKGALRPKTSKTNGTNAQNGVRSQSKSKVKSKTQSEEPADTDFDNMDPETLDDLVNELFDKKKQLTVSQKQQREKLQAYMMAQLEGSSSASDDDDEDDGEGEDDNDSNSDEDESGSESDATSADDSFSSDDNDDDDSGDEDGSDSGGSDSDLSFEDDSDYEDSHSTEDLTEYTINSENSSVEPTPPKRLKAGDKRPCSTQEEEESEDDNNNKPTARKLQMGESATNGRIQQRKSMVEPATTSKPASCPLTRKSLPANGSAAKSCPLPPKNQKQSAAAKSCPLPPKEKKLSSGAVAKSCPLPPKNEKPSSSGASCPLPSKTSKQVQPRVCQLSDKPKSSSSQSTQKRSKNEAAEGATDTNGRQEAHRQNSIEEGRRILSWVLNPIKPDDFFKDFWEKNACQVQRNAPTYFSELISFEMIDQMMLKHHLEFTTNIDVTSYKDGRRETLNPEGRAMPPTVWGFYGEGCSIRILNPSTYLPGLRTMCSLMQEFFHCLVGANVYLTPPNSQGFAPHFDDIEAFVLQVEGRKRWRLYMPLQPSDVLARESSGNYTPDQLGEPIFDEVLKPGDVLYFPRGTVHQAITEKKHHSLHITLSVYQQQAYANLLEKLMPMVLQSAIKHSVSLRRGLPLHTWQHLGIAHGATKCSSRSQLIKGIQEMVQQHLTPSENQIDAAVDQLAKRYQHEALPPTILPEEKLRTVFGSRSATDAHGKCLCDYELTEDTSIRLLRANILRLVVDETHLRVYYYVDNALEYCKYEANFMEIEPTEAAAVETLMHAYPAYVKISMLPLRKPERRIEVATALWERGLLMTETPFK